From Flavobacterium alkalisoli, the proteins below share one genomic window:
- a CDS encoding DUF4252 domain-containing protein, with protein MKKLIAILVMMLSPVLFYAQSAFDQFDDKDGIDVVSLDKTMLDLAGDDLKLAKDEQNLVTKFTKDLKQLKVYSTEVKKYKNQIADAVKKYVRDNNMESLVSVKDDGETVKVYARHNRSDETIEEVLVFVDSGKKDETVLVTFTGKVKL; from the coding sequence ATGAAAAAATTAATAGCCATTTTAGTAATGATGCTTTCTCCGGTGCTGTTTTATGCACAGAGCGCATTCGATCAGTTTGATGACAAAGACGGTATTGATGTTGTTTCTTTGGATAAAACTATGCTGGACCTTGCAGGTGATGACCTTAAACTTGCTAAAGATGAACAAAACCTGGTAACAAAGTTTACCAAAGATTTAAAACAGCTTAAGGTTTACAGTACTGAAGTAAAAAAGTACAAGAATCAGATAGCCGATGCTGTAAAAAAATACGTAAGGGATAATAACATGGAGTCTCTTGTTAGTGTAAAAGACGACGGTGAAACCGTAAAAGTTTACGCAAGACATAACAGGAGTGATGAAACTATTGAAGAAGTGTTAGTATTTGTAGACAGTGGTAAGAAAGACGAGACAGTTCTTGTTACCTTTACCGGAAAAGTGAAACTATAA
- a CDS encoding RNA polymerase sigma factor — translation MNQSEFVNIITPFKDRVYRLAKRLLISNEEAEDATQEVMVRLWKNKNKLESYSSVEALAMTITKNYCLDQLKSKRATEMRLVHSNYSDREPGLQQQAEDRDSWEWAEKLMNKLPEQQRLILQMRDVEQYEFEEIAKIMDMNESAVRVALSRARKMLREELTKMHSYGIKRN, via the coding sequence ATGAACCAGTCGGAGTTTGTAAATATTATCACTCCTTTTAAAGACCGGGTATACCGGTTGGCAAAAAGGCTCCTTATAAGTAATGAGGAAGCCGAGGATGCCACACAGGAGGTTATGGTACGACTTTGGAAAAACAAGAATAAGCTGGAGAGCTATTCGAGTGTAGAAGCGCTGGCCATGACAATAACAAAAAACTACTGTCTGGATCAGTTAAAGTCTAAAAGGGCAACAGAAATGAGATTAGTACATTCTAATTACAGTGACCGGGAGCCCGGACTGCAGCAACAGGCAGAAGACCGTGACAGCTGGGAATGGGCAGAAAAACTTATGAATAAGCTCCCCGAACAGCAGCGGCTTATTTTGCAGATGAGGGATGTGGAGCAATATGAGTTTGAAGAGATTGCAAAAATTATGGATATGAATGAGTCGGCAGTGAGGGTAGCCCTGTCCCGCGCCAGAAAGATGTTGAGGGAGGAACTAACAAAAATGCACAGTTATGGAATTAAGAGAAATTGA
- a CDS encoding S41 family peptidase, translating into MKKISTILTLLLVSAFAFQSCDDMDDNAVPVNDFIWKGLNLYYYWQPDVPDLSDNRFGNQGELNAYLQGFSSPEALFNSLKYVDPTSTAKSDRFSVLVSDYNVLEAALQGVAKSNGVEYGLVYTDETQTSIFGYVRYILPDTDASTKDIQRGDIFYAVDGVGLTPDNYRNLLGSDTYTLNLADYTDGTITPNGESVTLTKTQYAEDPVYFSDVVYNEGGKTIGYLMYNGFYSPYDAELNSAFGNLAAQGVNELVLDLRYNGGGSVRTATYLASMITGQFNGQLFAKEQWNPKLQSYFEDNNPGALTNNFTSSLSDNTSINHLNLTRVYILATGSTASASELVINCLKSYVDVVVIGTTTIGKNVGSVTLYDSPDFTKNDLDPSHRYAMQPIVLKIVNKNGFGEYEEGIEPTIEMPEDYDNLGVIGSPDEPLLATAINQITAAGRMPQQPHKQHRLFKGSKNLQPFSEEMFIEEAPKGLDHLIKNLSE; encoded by the coding sequence ATGAAAAAGATAAGTACCATCCTCACCTTATTGCTTGTTTCGGCTTTTGCCTTTCAAAGCTGTGACGATATGGACGATAATGCCGTTCCTGTTAACGACTTTATATGGAAAGGACTTAACCTTTATTATTACTGGCAACCGGATGTGCCGGACCTTTCAGATAACCGATTTGGCAATCAGGGAGAACTTAACGCTTATCTACAGGGCTTTTCAAGTCCTGAAGCGCTTTTCAACAGCCTTAAATATGTAGATCCTACCAGTACAGCGAAAAGCGACAGATTTAGTGTTTTAGTATCAGATTATAATGTACTGGAAGCCGCACTACAGGGGGTTGCAAAAAGCAATGGTGTAGAATATGGACTTGTATATACTGACGAAACCCAGACATCAATTTTTGGATATGTTCGTTATATACTGCCTGATACCGATGCTTCTACCAAAGATATTCAAAGAGGGGATATTTTTTATGCAGTAGATGGGGTTGGCCTTACACCGGACAACTACCGTAACCTTTTAGGAAGTGACACTTATACCCTAAATCTTGCTGATTATACCGATGGCACGATAACTCCCAACGGAGAATCGGTAACGCTTACTAAAACACAATATGCAGAAGATCCTGTTTATTTTAGTGATGTGGTATATAATGAAGGCGGCAAAACCATAGGTTATTTAATGTATAATGGTTTCTACAGTCCTTATGATGCTGAACTGAACAGTGCTTTTGGTAATCTTGCCGCACAGGGAGTTAACGAACTGGTACTTGACCTTCGTTATAACGGAGGCGGATCTGTAAGGACAGCGACTTATCTTGCCAGTATGATTACAGGACAGTTTAACGGACAACTTTTTGCAAAGGAACAATGGAATCCTAAACTGCAAAGTTATTTTGAAGACAATAATCCCGGGGCACTTACCAATAACTTTACCTCATCGTTATCAGATAATACCAGCATTAACCACCTTAATCTAACCAGGGTTTATATACTGGCTACAGGAAGCACTGCTTCTGCCAGCGAGCTTGTAATAAACTGCCTTAAGTCTTATGTAGATGTGGTTGTAATAGGAACTACCACTATAGGTAAAAATGTGGGATCGGTAACGTTATATGATTCTCCTGATTTCACTAAAAATGATTTAGACCCAAGCCACCGTTATGCAATGCAGCCTATAGTGCTTAAAATTGTAAACAAGAACGGCTTTGGTGAATATGAAGAAGGTATAGAACCTACCATAGAAATGCCTGAAGATTATGACAACCTTGGCGTAATAGGCAGTCCGGATGAACCTTTATTAGCTACTGCCATAAACCAAATAACAGCAGCAGGCAGAATGCCACAGCAGCCACACAAACAACACAGGTTATTTAAAGGCTCTAAAAACCTGCAGCCGTTTAGTGAGGAAATGTTTATAGAAGAAGCTCCTAAGGGACTTGACCATCTTATAAAAAACTTATCTGAATAA
- a CDS encoding YncE family protein, whose product MKLRNSLFALLAGSLFFVSCSSDDDNTPVASGAYANGTFVLNEGNSNPSSGTVSFIGNNGALEQDIYTAVNPDAPAIGTYLQSMFFSDDYAFIISGQANKITVVDRYTFEFVASIDTDFTNPRYGVVINGKAYVTNTNDYGLADDFLTVINLEDFSTTTVDLNNYAERVLAENGKLYIANGYYGSGTSITVFNPANNTVDTVIELGDSPNSFDEQDGALYVMGDSKISRINLSNNTVSGTIELTEALAGAKNLTIQDGNIYFTVDTAVYSFSVNSNTLPIEAAFSYESNSAWGAMYGFNVYAGRIYIADGGDFSSDSEVYVYGSNGTLINTYDVGVGPNSFYFNN is encoded by the coding sequence ATGAAACTTAGGAATTCTCTATTCGCTTTATTAGCAGGTTCTTTGTTTTTCGTGTCATGTAGCAGTGATGACGATAACACTCCTGTAGCTTCGGGTGCTTATGCAAACGGAACTTTTGTACTTAACGAAGGTAACAGTAACCCGTCTTCAGGGACAGTGTCTTTTATTGGTAATAATGGTGCTTTAGAGCAGGATATCTATACTGCTGTAAATCCGGATGCTCCTGCTATAGGTACTTACCTTCAGTCTATGTTCTTTAGTGATGATTATGCATTTATCATCTCAGGGCAGGCAAACAAAATTACTGTTGTAGACCGTTATACTTTTGAATTTGTAGCAAGTATAGATACTGATTTTACTAATCCGCGTTATGGTGTAGTTATAAACGGTAAGGCTTATGTAACAAATACTAACGATTACGGGCTTGCAGACGATTTCCTTACTGTAATTAATCTTGAAGATTTTAGTACTACTACTGTAGATCTTAATAATTATGCAGAAAGAGTACTTGCAGAGAACGGAAAACTTTATATAGCTAACGGATATTACGGTAGCGGTACATCTATAACTGTATTTAACCCGGCTAACAATACTGTTGATACTGTAATTGAACTTGGAGATTCGCCAAACTCTTTTGATGAGCAGGACGGAGCACTTTATGTAATGGGGGACTCTAAAATAAGCAGAATCAACCTTTCTAACAACACTGTAAGCGGTACTATTGAGCTTACTGAGGCTTTAGCAGGTGCTAAAAACCTGACTATTCAGGATGGGAATATTTACTTTACTGTTGATACTGCAGTGTATAGTTTTTCTGTAAACAGCAATACTCTACCTATTGAAGCTGCATTTAGCTATGAGTCAAACTCTGCATGGGGAGCTATGTACGGATTTAATGTTTATGCCGGAAGAATTTATATTGCTGATGGTGGCGATTTCTCTTCAGACAGCGAAGTTTATGTTTACGGATCAAACGGAACACTTATAAATACTTATGATGTAGGAGTAGGGCCTAACAGCTTCTACTTTAATAACTAA
- a CDS encoding TonB-dependent receptor plug domain-containing protein: MTLKKIILVFTVLLCQYIWAQQDAIVQLKEVVISDTQLKNFTNTQSILTLNDSVININQSSLTSLLNYNTTVYFKENGLGMVSSPSFRGTTAQQTAVVWNGININSQLNGQTDFNVINTRDFNAIDVRAGGGSVIYGSSAIGGSIHLNNELEYKKKFTNSVRTNYGSFNTFGANYTGTVADDKFSAALSITRNSSDNDYDYVGKDGHNLNGQYYNNSASATVGYKINQTNILTLYSYLFDGERHFSLIFPSETRTKYYNLNTRNMLEWTGNYGRFTSKLKGAFLSEKYKYYDNIYDEGYDYGKSESVIGNYDLLFQINDKIKLNSVFNFTQTKGYGSNLEGAERSIGSASLLFSHAVTQKLLYEAGLRKEATNNYDSPLLYSAGVRYRVSDFYLVRVNGSKNFRIPTFQDLYWQGSGNTDLKPESSVQGEIGNEFTVKNASLTLTGYYIKLKDMLRWLPTGSVWRPQNTDRVRTYGLEAAFKYTKEFNNHRFAFNAVYGYTKSEDETTGYQLIYVPYHKASGALSYNYKKLSAYYQFLYVGEVFTRSDNNSRYNIDAYNTGNVGVEYNFGKSKIYRLGAQVLNVWNADYVNVDSRQMPGINYNIYITLKL; this comes from the coding sequence ATGACGCTTAAAAAGATCATCCTAGTTTTTACAGTATTACTGTGCCAGTATATTTGGGCGCAACAGGATGCTATTGTTCAGTTGAAGGAAGTGGTTATATCGGACACCCAACTAAAAAACTTTACGAATACACAATCGATACTAACCCTTAACGATTCGGTTATCAATATCAACCAGTCGTCGCTTACTTCGTTACTGAATTATAACACCACAGTTTATTTCAAGGAAAACGGGCTGGGTATGGTATCCTCACCATCTTTCAGGGGGACTACTGCCCAGCAGACTGCGGTGGTTTGGAATGGTATTAATATCAACTCACAGCTTAACGGACAAACCGATTTTAATGTAATTAATACCCGCGATTTTAATGCTATTGATGTAAGGGCAGGTGGCGGAAGCGTTATTTACGGCAGCAGCGCTATAGGGGGGAGTATTCACCTTAACAATGAGTTGGAGTATAAAAAGAAATTCACCAATTCAGTAAGGACAAATTACGGAAGCTTTAATACGTTTGGGGCTAACTATACCGGTACTGTTGCCGATGATAAGTTTAGTGCCGCATTAAGCATTACCCGAAACAGTTCTGATAACGATTATGACTATGTAGGTAAGGACGGACATAATCTTAACGGTCAGTATTATAACAATAGTGCTTCGGCAACAGTGGGTTATAAAATCAATCAAACCAATATCCTTACCCTTTATAGCTACCTGTTTGACGGCGAAAGGCATTTCTCGCTTATTTTCCCTTCTGAAACCAGAACGAAATACTACAATCTCAATACCCGTAATATGCTGGAATGGACAGGTAATTACGGCAGATTTACCTCTAAGCTTAAGGGGGCTTTCCTGAGTGAGAAGTACAAGTACTATGACAACATTTATGACGAAGGTTATGATTACGGAAAATCAGAATCGGTAATTGGTAACTACGACCTTCTGTTCCAGATAAACGATAAGATAAAACTTAATTCGGTTTTCAATTTTACACAAACCAAAGGGTATGGTTCTAATCTTGAAGGAGCCGAAAGGAGTATTGGTTCTGCCAGTTTATTATTTAGTCATGCGGTTACCCAAAAACTTTTGTATGAAGCAGGCTTAAGAAAAGAAGCTACCAATAATTATGATAGTCCGCTATTGTATTCGGCAGGTGTACGATACAGGGTTTCCGATTTTTACCTGGTTAGGGTAAACGGCTCCAAAAACTTCAGGATACCAACCTTTCAGGATTTATACTGGCAGGGTAGCGGGAATACCGACTTAAAACCGGAAAGCTCTGTACAGGGAGAAATAGGTAATGAGTTTACAGTAAAAAATGCCTCATTAACCCTTACCGGATATTACATTAAGCTTAAGGATATGCTTAGATGGCTGCCTACCGGCAGTGTTTGGCGACCACAGAACACAGACAGGGTTCGTACCTATGGCCTTGAAGCTGCCTTTAAATACACCAAAGAATTCAATAACCATCGGTTTGCATTTAATGCCGTGTATGGTTATACCAAATCGGAAGATGAAACCACAGGCTATCAGCTAATTTATGTTCCTTATCACAAAGCTTCGGGAGCACTGTCCTACAACTATAAAAAACTATCTGCCTACTACCAGTTTCTTTATGTAGGGGAAGTGTTTACAAGATCAGACAATAACTCAAGATATAATATAGACGCTTACAATACAGGTAATGTGGGCGTGGAGTATAATTTCGGAAAATCAAAAATATACAGGCTCGGCGCACAGGTGCTTAATGTTTGGAATGCAGACTATGTAAATGTTGACAGCAGGCAAATGCCCGGCATAAATTATAATATATATATAACCCTTAAACTTTAA
- a CDS encoding ABC transporter substrate-binding protein produces MKILHYPIIAFLLLLATGCKKEQKTTDKTASTVENSVTYANGLEIYKYNGFSIVKVTNPWPDAEESYTYVMQQKGGAVPDSLKKYMVLEVPLQSVVVTSTTHIPSLEMLGVENTLVGFAHTDYVSSEKTRKRIDEGFVKDVGVNESINTEIMIDLAPDAIVGFSISSNNKSMNTLEKSGLKVLYNGDWTEQNPLGKAEWIKFFGALYGMDDKADELFKQIEKDYLEAKEIAKQATDRPTVLGGAIYQDHWYLPQGDSWAALFLKDANADYLWKDSKGTGSLSLSLETVLDKAQDAEYWIGPSHFTSLQEMTDSNPHYGQFRAFKEQKVYSFSSKKGPTGGVIYYELSANRPDLVLKDLIKILHPGLLTDHKLEFFEQLK; encoded by the coding sequence ATGAAAATCCTACACTACCCAATTATTGCTTTTTTACTGTTGCTTGCAACAGGCTGTAAAAAAGAGCAAAAAACGACTGATAAAACCGCTTCAACTGTTGAAAATTCAGTTACTTATGCAAACGGACTGGAGATATACAAATACAACGGATTTTCTATAGTTAAGGTTACAAATCCGTGGCCGGATGCCGAGGAAAGCTATACTTATGTAATGCAGCAAAAAGGCGGCGCAGTGCCCGATAGCCTTAAAAAATATATGGTACTTGAGGTACCTTTGCAATCGGTTGTGGTAACTTCAACCACACATATCCCCTCACTGGAAATGCTTGGGGTAGAAAATACTCTGGTAGGCTTTGCCCATACCGATTATGTTTCGAGCGAAAAGACCAGAAAACGTATTGACGAAGGCTTTGTTAAGGATGTAGGTGTAAACGAAAGCATAAACACCGAAATAATGATAGATCTTGCTCCAGATGCTATTGTAGGCTTTAGTATCAGTAGCAATAACAAGTCGATGAATACGCTTGAAAAAAGCGGACTGAAAGTATTATACAACGGCGACTGGACAGAGCAGAATCCGTTAGGAAAAGCAGAGTGGATTAAGTTTTTCGGGGCTTTGTACGGTATGGATGACAAAGCAGACGAACTGTTTAAACAAATAGAAAAAGATTACCTTGAGGCTAAGGAAATTGCCAAGCAGGCAACAGACAGGCCAACTGTTCTTGGCGGGGCTATTTATCAGGATCACTGGTACCTGCCACAGGGCGACAGCTGGGCAGCATTATTTTTAAAAGATGCCAATGCTGATTACCTTTGGAAAGATTCTAAAGGAACCGGTAGCCTTAGCCTGTCGTTAGAAACGGTACTGGATAAAGCTCAGGATGCAGAATACTGGATTGGCCCAAGCCATTTCACGTCGTTACAGGAAATGACAGACAGTAATCCGCATTACGGGCAATTCAGGGCGTTTAAGGAGCAAAAGGTATACTCCTTTAGCAGTAAAAAAGGACCTACGGGCGGAGTGATTTATTATGAGCTTTCGGCAAACAGGCCAGACCTTGTACTTAAAGACCTTATAAAAATATTACACCCGGGATTACTTACAGACCATAAACTTGAGTTTTTTGAACAACTTAAATAA
- a CDS encoding iron ABC transporter permease, which yields MLYTKRYTLLFSLLGIALVAVFLVNISLGSVNIPVKDVVQSLLGNGASKSTWEYIIVNYRLPKAITAVIVGMGLSVGGLLMQTLFRNPLAGPNVLGLSSGASLMVAMVILGGGIVPVVGSFFSSAYGLVLASTLGSFMVLLAVLLVAQKLKDTMAILIVGLMFGSFASAIVGVLSYFSNAEQLQKFTFWALGSLGNLSWENIAILSATCIIGLLMAVACIKPLNAMLLGERYARSMGINFSRTRFIIILSTSIITGCVTAFAGPIAFIGLAVPHMAKLLFKTSSHMVLFWATLLAGAIIMLICDTVTQWPGSSFVLPINAITSIIGAPIVIWLLFRKKKGAFS from the coding sequence TTGCTGTACACCAAACGATATACATTACTTTTTTCCTTACTGGGTATAGCCCTAGTAGCTGTATTTTTGGTAAACATCAGCCTGGGGTCGGTAAACATACCTGTAAAGGATGTGGTGCAAAGCCTGCTAGGTAACGGTGCTTCTAAATCTACCTGGGAATATATTATCGTTAACTACAGGCTGCCTAAGGCCATTACCGCAGTTATTGTGGGCATGGGGCTTTCTGTAGGCGGACTTTTAATGCAAACGCTTTTCCGTAACCCGCTTGCCGGTCCTAATGTGTTGGGGTTAAGCTCAGGAGCGAGCCTTATGGTGGCGATGGTTATTTTAGGCGGAGGTATTGTTCCTGTTGTGGGTAGTTTTTTCTCTTCCGCTTACGGACTTGTACTTGCCTCTACCCTTGGTAGCTTCATGGTATTGCTGGCTGTACTTTTAGTTGCCCAAAAACTAAAAGATACCATGGCGATACTTATTGTAGGCCTCATGTTTGGCAGTTTTGCCAGTGCTATAGTTGGGGTATTAAGTTATTTTAGTAATGCCGAACAGTTACAAAAATTCACCTTTTGGGCATTAGGCAGTTTAGGTAACCTTTCGTGGGAAAACATTGCCATACTTTCGGCGACCTGTATTATTGGTTTACTTATGGCAGTTGCCTGTATAAAACCATTAAATGCCATGCTATTAGGTGAGCGCTATGCACGTAGCATGGGTATCAACTTTAGCAGAACCCGCTTCATCATTATATTATCCACCAGTATCATAACCGGCTGTGTTACTGCTTTTGCAGGGCCTATTGCCTTTATAGGACTTGCGGTACCGCACATGGCAAAATTGTTATTTAAAACAAGTAGCCACATGGTGTTGTTTTGGGCAACACTGCTTGCAGGTGCTATTATTATGCTTATTTGTGATACCGTTACACAATGGCCGGGCAGTAGCTTTGTATTGCCTATAAATGCTATAACCTCTATTATTGGTGCACCTATAGTTATATGGCTGCTATTCAGGAAAAAGAAAGGAGCTTTCAGTTAA
- a CDS encoding ABC transporter ATP-binding protein, which yields MEKVLTANGLSIGYPEKKSGAVIAHDINLNLTKGSLTALIGANGIGKSTLLRTLTAIQKPIAGNIHLNGRELTSYHAKELAQNLSIVLTESLPPSNLTVFELIALGRQPYTNWLGTLSQEDITQVTKAIQLTQIEHLADKKHHEISDGQLQKVLIARALAQDTPIIILDEPTTHLDLLHKVSLLRLLKRLTAETDKCILYSTHDLDLALQLSSNIIVMTPQEVIQDTPANLISKKVFDRLFNDDSITFDEEKGGFIVKD from the coding sequence ATGGAAAAAGTTTTAACCGCAAACGGATTGAGCATTGGCTACCCTGAAAAAAAATCGGGAGCGGTAATAGCCCATGATATAAACCTTAACCTTACAAAAGGAAGCCTTACTGCGCTTATTGGTGCAAACGGAATAGGTAAGTCTACCCTTTTGCGTACACTTACTGCCATACAAAAACCCATAGCAGGAAACATACATTTAAACGGAAGGGAACTGACTTCTTACCATGCAAAAGAACTGGCCCAAAACCTGAGTATAGTGCTAACGGAGAGCCTGCCGCCAAGCAACCTTACCGTTTTTGAACTTATCGCTTTAGGAAGACAGCCTTATACCAACTGGCTGGGAACACTTTCTCAAGAGGATATTACACAGGTAACCAAGGCCATACAGCTTACACAAATTGAGCATCTTGCCGATAAAAAGCATCATGAAATAAGCGATGGGCAATTACAAAAAGTGCTTATAGCACGTGCCCTGGCTCAGGATACGCCCATAATAATTCTCGACGAACCCACTACCCACCTTGACCTTCTGCATAAGGTAAGCCTGCTTCGCCTATTAAAACGGTTAACGGCAGAAACGGATAAGTGTATACTTTACTCTACCCATGATTTGGATTTGGCTTTGCAGTTAAGCAGTAACATTATTGTAATGACCCCTCAGGAAGTAATTCAGGATACACCTGCTAATTTAATTAGCAAAAAAGTATTTGACCGTTTATTTAACGACGACAGTATTACTTTTGATGAAGAAAAGGGTGGTTTTATTGTAAAGGATTAG
- a CDS encoding lipocalin/fatty acid-binding family protein, with translation MANQFTVKYPGDKTELLNKIKSTVGDKGNLAGNDQTGNFEGNTPLGKFAGTYSIEGDDITISIDKKPLLISNSRIQEEFEKALKNS, from the coding sequence ATGGCTAATCAGTTTACAGTAAAATATCCGGGTGATAAAACCGAACTACTCAACAAGATAAAGAGTACCGTAGGCGATAAAGGCAATTTAGCCGGAAACGACCAAACCGGTAATTTTGAAGGCAATACCCCACTGGGGAAATTTGCAGGAACCTACTCTATAGAAGGTGACGACATCACCATAAGCATAGACAAAAAACCTTTGCTGATATCTAACAGCAGGATACAGGAAGAATTTGAAAAGGCTCTTAAAAATTCCTGA
- a CDS encoding YceI family protein, which produces MERAKWILDLSHSDIQFKIRHLVIANISGYFRAFSGTMYAGKDDFTDAEFKLTVDVYSVDTNNVERDEHLKSADFFNADYYPEMEFVSQSFNHIDGDRYDLTGNITIKGITRPITFKVLFGGEAKDGFGNMRAGFDITGEVNRNDFDIHSNDTTEAGGLVLGEEIKMHANIQFVKETDYN; this is translated from the coding sequence ATGGAAAGAGCAAAATGGATACTGGATCTATCCCATTCTGATATACAGTTTAAGATAAGGCATTTGGTTATAGCAAATATCTCAGGGTATTTCAGGGCGTTTTCAGGTACCATGTATGCCGGTAAGGATGATTTTACCGATGCCGAGTTTAAACTTACTGTTGATGTTTACAGTGTAGACACCAATAATGTAGAAAGGGATGAACACTTAAAGTCAGCCGATTTCTTTAATGCTGATTACTATCCTGAAATGGAGTTTGTGTCTCAATCTTTTAATCACATTGATGGGGATAGGTATGACCTTACCGGTAACATAACCATAAAAGGCATTACAAGACCAATAACCTTTAAAGTATTATTTGGTGGAGAAGCTAAAGACGGCTTTGGAAATATGAGAGCCGGCTTTGATATAACCGGAGAAGTAAACCGTAATGATTTTGATATACATTCTAACGATACTACAGAAGCAGGCGGACTGGTATTGGGAGAAGAAATTAAAATGCATGCTAACATACAATTCGTAAAGGAAACCGATTATAATTAA
- a CDS encoding DUF6526 family protein, protein MKEQNYTNHIRFYTPHHFVFYPVMILLMGICVGYAFNNEDWLIWLFMFLLFLSVTLVSFMLRQHYALTLQDRIVLLELRYRYYATTGNRLEPYEENLSKGQLFALRFAPDDELPALLQRAIDENLSPNSIKKSVRNWKPDNNRV, encoded by the coding sequence ATGAAAGAACAGAACTATACAAATCATATACGTTTTTACACACCGCACCATTTTGTGTTTTACCCTGTAATGATTTTATTAATGGGTATTTGTGTAGGATATGCTTTTAATAACGAAGACTGGCTTATATGGCTATTTATGTTCCTTCTTTTTTTATCGGTTACACTGGTAAGCTTTATGCTAAGGCAACATTATGCCTTAACGCTGCAGGACAGGATAGTTTTACTGGAACTGCGTTACCGTTATTATGCAACTACCGGCAACAGGCTGGAGCCTTATGAAGAGAATCTTAGCAAAGGACAGCTTTTTGCGCTTCGTTTTGCTCCCGATGATGAGCTTCCCGCCTTATTGCAAAGGGCAATAGACGAGAACCTGTCGCCAAATTCTATAAAGAAATCGGTTAGAAACTGGAAACCCGATAATAACAGGGTATAA
- a CDS encoding N-acetylmuramoyl-L-alanine amidase family protein translates to MFCFCITKFQQKKFNVVIDAAHGGKDYGAVYNDYMEKDIAAIIAKKIEVLNKDNKDVKIHFTRTGDEFVNLNERVETINKIKPDLVLSLHLNAARNPENTVSGMEIFIANESDQKEQSAQYAKQLTDKIGKDYNVVTKEAGFYMLKKAEAPALVFEMGFITSEKDRGYLTTEEGQDKLANLIANFITDIK, encoded by the coding sequence ATGTTTTGCTTTTGCATTACCAAATTTCAGCAAAAAAAATTTAACGTAGTTATAGATGCCGCACACGGCGGTAAAGACTATGGAGCTGTATATAATGATTACATGGAGAAAGATATTGCTGCAATTATCGCTAAGAAAATTGAAGTACTTAATAAAGACAACAAGGATGTAAAAATTCATTTTACAAGAACAGGAGATGAATTCGTCAACTTAAACGAAAGAGTAGAGACCATCAATAAGATTAAGCCCGATCTTGTTTTATCTTTACACCTTAATGCTGCAAGAAATCCTGAAAATACTGTTTCAGGTATGGAAATTTTTATAGCTAATGAATCCGACCAGAAAGAACAGTCGGCACAGTATGCAAAACAGCTTACCGATAAAATAGGAAAAGATTATAATGTGGTAACTAAAGAAGCGGGTTTCTATATGCTTAAAAAAGCAGAAGCTCCGGCGCTTGTTTTTGAAATGGGCTTTATTACTTCAGAAAAAGACAGAGGTTACCTTACAACAGAAGAAGGTCAGGATAAGCTTGCTAACTTAATAGCGAACTTTATTACCGACATAAAATAA